A single region of the candidate division KSB1 bacterium genome encodes:
- a CDS encoding ABC transporter permease, translated as MLTKKVMPIIGREFLTRARTKGFIIGTLIFPLMLILIFGGIFLFSVLFKPASRTYYVVDQTGKIFEELVRQLPDTLKNGQLKYQFIKQDVPASQLDQAMANYQKLVMENKIDGYLIIPEDIVQSREVRYSAKSVSDFEQQSDFERALSRIVTNIRLENIGLSSEVIRREMAQGNVRLVSRQITESGEIEKSGVSSFVLTYFLTYIMFLMIIIYGAMLMRSVIEEKSQRITETIISSVKPVELMVGKIIGICGLGLVQLILMGLIILAIVHFGESLFVKMGVNIPELFRVLKQIHFSPAVFIFMVLFFLLGFIFYSTLFAAVGAMVTTEDEGQQYQMPLAFLIMISYFIMFSVAKNPETPMALWTSLIPFFTPLLMFTRIAVSDPVFPSGAIVSIVTMILSIGIMVWLVAKIYRVGILMYGKKASIKEAIKWIQY; from the coding sequence ATGTTAACCAAAAAAGTCATGCCCATTATTGGCAGAGAATTTTTAACGCGCGCAAGGACCAAGGGTTTTATCATCGGCACATTGATTTTCCCTCTCATGTTGATTTTAATCTTTGGTGGGATTTTTCTCTTTTCGGTGCTCTTTAAACCCGCCAGTCGTACGTATTACGTTGTAGATCAAACTGGAAAGATTTTTGAAGAGCTCGTTCGGCAGTTACCCGATACGCTCAAGAATGGACAATTGAAATACCAGTTCATCAAACAGGATGTCCCTGCTTCGCAGCTCGACCAAGCGATGGCAAATTATCAAAAATTGGTGATGGAAAATAAGATTGATGGGTATCTGATCATACCAGAAGACATCGTGCAATCCCGAGAGGTGCGATATTCGGCCAAAAGCGTCAGTGATTTTGAACAACAAAGCGATTTCGAACGGGCCTTATCTCGGATCGTCACCAATATCCGATTGGAGAACATCGGGCTGTCGTCCGAGGTGATCCGGCGGGAAATGGCACAGGGAAATGTGCGTCTGGTGAGTCGCCAGATTACAGAGAGTGGAGAAATCGAAAAAAGTGGCGTGTCGAGTTTTGTATTAACCTATTTTCTCACTTATATCATGTTCCTCATGATCATAATTTATGGTGCCATGCTAATGCGCAGTGTTATCGAAGAAAAGAGCCAACGGATCACTGAAACGATCATTTCATCTGTTAAGCCAGTCGAGTTGATGGTGGGCAAAATTATCGGCATTTGCGGGTTAGGTTTGGTCCAATTAATTTTAATGGGCCTGATTATCCTGGCGATCGTTCATTTTGGAGAATCTCTGTTTGTCAAAATGGGGGTTAATATTCCAGAACTGTTCCGAGTATTAAAGCAAATTCATTTCTCGCCAGCAGTGTTTATTTTCATGGTGCTCTTTTTCCTGCTTGGCTTTATTTTCTATTCAACCCTGTTTGCCGCCGTTGGGGCTATGGTTACGACCGAGGACGAGGGCCAACAATATCAGATGCCTCTGGCATTTCTTATAATGATCAGCTATTTTATCATGTTTTCAGTGGCCAAAAACCCCGAGACACCGATGGCCCTTTGGACCTCGCTGATCCCATTTTTCACCCCGCTGTTAATGTTCACGCGCATTGCCGTGAGCGATCCAGTTTTTCCCTCTGGGGCGATTGTTTCGATTGTCACCATGATACTTTCGATCGGCATCATGGTCTGGCTGGTAGCCAAGATTTACCGAGTGGGAATTCTTATGTATGGCAAGAAAGCGAGCATTAAAGAAGCGATCAAATGGATTCAATATTAA
- a CDS encoding dipeptidase, translating to MRLIHQLSIWLTVLITLFLCIPVIGEEITIYGTIQDRYSGVPLDSVLVTIDIPVLQRTESVLSGQDGSWNFRFQTTGVAPPSVPIPSSFALDQNYPNPFSNQSGSPTTRINFSIYQAGQVTLRVYNVLGQLLDERTIFLNRGRYYVDWSAKGVPGFLFYSLEMNHQRLTRKMLQLDHGQGGLGDIRSMAEDSNDPWLEKPGNLTAKIKATKLGYEPDSVEVTLPNELPILIQLDWLHRKALVIDLHNDVLEKVVDSGYQLGVRHSYNHSDLPRFFDGGVDAQMFVAWVDPDRYLNVAYQKALQFFDAFDRQVALNSHLIAQAKTADEIIQICEQGKLAGVLVVEGGHAIENDLNKLKQLYQRGMRYMTITWNNSTDWATSARDSRTRTRGLSEFGKQVIRTLDSLGVIIDVSHVGIKTIEDIIAITKNPIIASHSGARALNDHYRNLYDDQIRAIASTGGVIGVVFYPPFLTPYGRVDISTVIKHIDHIVKLVGVDHVALGSDFDGIETTPVGLENVSKFPDLTMALLKHGYSNSDVKKILGENYLRVFRQVCH from the coding sequence ATGCGTTTAATTCATCAACTCAGCATCTGGTTGACGGTTCTCATCACCCTTTTCCTTTGCATTCCTGTCATTGGGGAGGAGATCACAATTTATGGCACGATTCAAGACCGGTACAGTGGTGTTCCTTTGGATTCGGTTTTGGTGACGATCGACATCCCTGTGCTTCAGAGGACTGAGAGCGTTCTCAGCGGCCAAGATGGTTCATGGAACTTTCGTTTTCAAACCACTGGCGTCGCTCCCCCATCTGTTCCAATACCCAGCTCCTTTGCATTAGATCAGAATTATCCGAACCCGTTTTCAAATCAATCTGGCAGTCCGACAACTCGGATCAATTTTTCAATCTATCAAGCGGGACAAGTGACCCTGCGGGTATATAATGTCTTGGGACAACTATTGGATGAGCGGACCATTTTTTTGAATCGCGGACGCTACTATGTTGATTGGTCGGCTAAAGGAGTGCCCGGTTTTCTATTTTATTCGCTTGAAATGAACCATCAGCGGCTCACACGAAAGATGCTGCAATTGGATCACGGCCAAGGCGGCTTGGGAGATATCAGATCGATGGCGGAGGATAGCAACGACCCATGGCTGGAAAAACCAGGGAATCTCACAGCCAAGATCAAAGCAACCAAACTCGGTTATGAGCCAGATTCAGTTGAAGTCACACTCCCCAATGAATTACCGATCTTGATACAATTGGATTGGCTGCATCGCAAAGCGCTGGTGATCGACCTCCATAATGATGTGCTGGAAAAGGTGGTTGACTCTGGCTATCAATTAGGTGTGCGACACAGCTACAATCATTCCGATCTCCCCAGATTTTTCGACGGAGGAGTAGACGCTCAGATGTTTGTGGCCTGGGTAGATCCAGATCGCTATTTGAACGTGGCTTATCAGAAAGCGCTCCAGTTTTTCGATGCCTTTGACCGGCAAGTGGCGCTCAACTCTCATCTCATCGCCCAGGCAAAAACTGCGGATGAAATTATCCAGATCTGTGAGCAAGGAAAACTCGCAGGAGTATTGGTTGTCGAAGGTGGACATGCCATCGAAAATGACTTGAACAAACTGAAGCAATTATATCAGCGTGGCATGCGCTACATGACCATCACTTGGAACAACAGCACCGATTGGGCGACTTCGGCCCGAGATAGCCGGACGCGGACCCGAGGCTTATCAGAATTTGGTAAACAAGTGATCCGTACGTTGGACTCGCTGGGAGTGATCATCGATGTTTCCCATGTGGGCATCAAGACGATCGAAGATATTATCGCCATAACAAAAAATCCGATTATTGCATCGCATTCTGGTGCTCGAGCGTTGAACGATCATTATCGCAATTTATACGACGACCAGATCCGAGCAATAGCCAGTACCGGTGGCGTGATTGGAGTTGTTTTCTATCCCCCGTTTCTTACCCCATACGGACGGGTCGACATCAGCACTGTCATCAAGCATATTGACCACATCGTCAAATTGGTCGGTGTCGATCATGTCGCTTTGGGCTCGGATTTCGACGGGATCGAGACCACACCGGTCGGACTGGAGAATGTATCGAAATTTCCCGACCTGACCATGGCACTGCTAAAACATGGCTATTCCAACTCAGATGTGAAAAAAATTTTAGGCGAAAATTATCTTAGAGTTTTTCGCCAGGTATGTCATTGA
- a CDS encoding bifunctional acetate--CoA ligase family protein/GNAT family N-acetyltransferase: MDIHKLDRIFKPQRIALIGVTPNPKSVGGKVLSNLVGGGFRGVVYPVNPSSEAVLGIQCYPDLKSLPKTPDLAVICSPAEQVPDLVRQCGENGVLGIIILSAGFREIGQAGKVLELQIRSEASRFDGMRIIGPNCLGIIVPGENLNISFAQGMPKKGHVAFISQSGALCTSVLDWALEEKVGFSYFVSIGNTLDVDFGDLIDYFGEDEATKSILLYIESIEQSRKFMTAARAFARTKPIVAYKAGRFPESAEVAASHTGAMAAEDAVYDAAFQRAGIARVLNIGEIFDVAELLGRHKIPKGPRLAIVTNAGGPGVMATDALIAEHGVLAKLSDDTIMKLNESLPHFWSHGNPVDVLGDAPPKRIARATEIVLQDPNVDAVLIIITPQAMTDPTLTAQRISELTEQSNKPLLAAWLGGHSMRDGIRWLNDRGIPTYSTPEQAVRAFMTMVAYARNLESLYETPKDIPVQFSIDREQLRAQFNAMISGQEEILTEEVSKQLLDAYGIAVTRPFLVRSEQQAVKIAEQIGYPVVLKVLSPDLPHKTDVGGVMLDLRDAESLVRAYRQMSNTIAMRRPNARITGFTVQQMIQDEEGVELILGIKKDPVFGTVVMVGLGGITAELFGDRALGLPPLNERLARRMLESLKIWPLLCGYRGRPAMNIEGLIEIMIRLSYLAADYPEIKALDINPLLVTPRQIIALDARVQIDRSVLGKEIKPYAHLALRPYPEEYVRGAVLKNGTSIILRPIKPEDEPMWMDMLASCSRESIYQRFRYFFQWAYHEVAVRYCFIDYDREIAIVAELNENGTRKLLGVGRLVGDPDLNTAEYAVLVTDAWQDKGLGSLLTDYCIEIAQSWGVKKIVAQTTTDNPRMIAVFQKRNFSIEIDPLSSLVEVEKILN, translated from the coding sequence TTGGATATCCATAAATTGGATCGTATTTTCAAGCCCCAGCGCATTGCGTTGATAGGGGTGACGCCGAACCCGAAAAGTGTTGGAGGCAAAGTGCTCAGCAATCTGGTGGGAGGAGGTTTTCGCGGTGTGGTTTATCCGGTGAATCCGAGCAGCGAAGCCGTCCTTGGCATTCAATGTTACCCAGATCTGAAAAGTTTGCCCAAAACTCCAGATTTGGCAGTGATTTGTAGCCCAGCCGAACAAGTTCCCGACCTTGTGCGACAATGCGGCGAGAATGGCGTTTTGGGGATTATCATTCTTTCCGCCGGTTTTCGGGAGATCGGGCAGGCAGGCAAAGTATTGGAATTGCAGATTCGCTCCGAGGCCAGTCGGTTCGATGGGATGCGGATCATCGGGCCGAATTGCCTCGGCATCATTGTGCCAGGCGAGAATCTCAATATCAGCTTTGCCCAGGGCATGCCCAAGAAGGGGCATGTGGCATTCATTTCTCAATCTGGGGCGCTTTGCACATCCGTGCTGGATTGGGCGCTTGAAGAAAAAGTCGGGTTTTCATATTTCGTCTCCATTGGCAATACGCTTGATGTCGATTTTGGGGATTTGATCGATTATTTTGGCGAAGATGAAGCCACCAAGTCGATCCTGTTGTATATCGAATCGATTGAACAGTCCCGAAAATTTATGACAGCGGCGAGAGCTTTTGCCCGAACCAAACCGATCGTTGCTTACAAAGCAGGCCGTTTCCCCGAGTCTGCTGAAGTCGCGGCTTCTCATACCGGCGCTATGGCGGCTGAGGACGCCGTTTATGACGCGGCGTTTCAGCGAGCTGGCATCGCCCGCGTGCTCAATATTGGAGAGATTTTCGATGTGGCTGAGCTCTTGGGACGTCACAAAATTCCCAAAGGACCTCGGTTGGCAATTGTAACGAATGCGGGTGGACCTGGTGTCATGGCCACCGATGCGTTGATCGCGGAGCATGGTGTTTTGGCAAAATTGTCAGATGATACCATTATGAAGCTGAATGAAAGTCTACCCCATTTCTGGTCTCATGGCAACCCGGTGGATGTATTAGGAGATGCGCCGCCCAAAAGGATCGCCCGCGCTACAGAGATTGTCCTACAAGATCCAAATGTTGACGCGGTATTGATCATCATCACCCCCCAAGCGATGACCGACCCGACCCTTACGGCGCAGCGCATCAGCGAACTGACAGAACAATCCAATAAGCCATTGCTTGCAGCCTGGTTGGGCGGCCACAGCATGCGCGATGGGATTCGCTGGCTCAACGATCGAGGCATTCCAACCTATTCAACTCCAGAGCAAGCGGTTCGTGCGTTCATGACCATGGTCGCCTATGCCAGAAATCTCGAAAGTCTCTATGAAACTCCTAAAGATATTCCGGTCCAATTCTCTATCGATCGCGAACAGCTTAGGGCCCAATTCAATGCCATGATTTCAGGACAAGAAGAGATCTTAACCGAAGAGGTTTCCAAACAACTTTTGGATGCCTATGGCATTGCGGTGACCCGTCCTTTTCTGGTTCGATCGGAGCAGCAAGCAGTAAAGATAGCCGAACAAATTGGCTACCCAGTGGTGCTGAAAGTCCTCTCCCCAGATTTGCCCCATAAAACCGACGTTGGCGGCGTGATGTTGGATCTTAGGGACGCTGAATCGCTGGTCCGTGCCTATCGACAGATGTCCAATACCATTGCCATGCGTCGACCCAATGCGAGAATCACCGGCTTCACTGTGCAACAAATGATCCAAGATGAAGAAGGCGTCGAATTGATCCTGGGAATCAAAAAGGACCCGGTGTTCGGAACTGTCGTCATGGTGGGGCTTGGCGGCATCACTGCGGAACTGTTTGGTGATCGCGCTTTGGGGCTACCGCCGTTGAACGAACGGCTGGCTCGCCGGATGTTGGAATCGCTCAAAATTTGGCCCTTGCTCTGTGGTTATCGCGGTCGTCCAGCTATGAACATAGAGGGATTGATTGAAATCATGATCCGGCTGTCCTATCTTGCTGCCGATTATCCAGAGATTAAGGCGTTGGATATCAATCCATTATTGGTTACGCCGAGACAAATTATCGCGCTGGATGCCCGAGTTCAAATCGACCGCAGTGTGCTGGGCAAGGAGATCAAACCGTACGCTCATTTGGCCCTGCGTCCTTATCCTGAAGAATATGTTCGCGGCGCCGTCTTGAAAAATGGCACTTCAATTATCCTGCGACCAATTAAGCCAGAAGATGAACCAATGTGGATGGATATGTTGGCCAGTTGCTCCAGAGAATCAATCTATCAACGTTTTCGTTATTTTTTCCAATGGGCCTATCATGAGGTGGCAGTGCGGTATTGCTTCATTGATTATGATCGTGAGATCGCCATTGTGGCAGAATTGAACGAAAATGGCACCCGAAAGCTCCTTGGTGTGGGACGGCTTGTGGGCGATCCCGACCTGAATACTGCGGAATACGCTGTGTTGGTCACTGATGCTTGGCAGGATAAGGGATTAGGAAGCTTGCTTACCGATTATTGCATCGAAATTGCCCAAAGCTGGGGAGTCAAGAAAATTGTGGCCCAGACGACAACTGATAACCCTCGGATGATCGCCGTATTTCAAAAACGGAATTTCTCGATCGAGATCGATCCCTTGAGCTCGCTGGTCGAAGTAGAAAAGATTTTAAACTGA
- a CDS encoding ATP-binding cassette domain-containing protein, with amino-acid sequence MKVLQVENISKSFGNLKAVDQLSFEVGEGVIFGLLGPNGAGKTTTIRMINNIIIPDSGRISILNHGDFTTASNHIGYLPEERGLYRKMKVGELLLFLARLKAMPKGEAQKDIDYWLQRLDLMEWKKKKVEELSKGMQQKLQFIGTILHKPKLLILDEPFMGLDPINTNLIKDIMLELKNNGATIIFSTHLMESAEKLCDEILLINKGKNVLSGRLAEVKKRFGRENVVLEFHGDDGFLRTSDQIKKYDYYGNFVEIQLQQHADPQKLLIEAMRHAQIRKFEIKEPSLNEIFIETVGNTQTISDNLA; translated from the coding sequence ATGAAAGTTCTCCAGGTTGAAAACATTAGCAAGTCTTTTGGAAATCTCAAAGCGGTTGATCAGCTCTCATTTGAGGTCGGCGAGGGCGTCATTTTCGGATTGCTTGGGCCCAATGGCGCTGGGAAAACCACGACGATTCGGATGATTAATAATATTATTATCCCAGACTCTGGGCGCATTTCGATTTTAAACCATGGCGATTTTACAACTGCTTCAAATCATATTGGGTATCTCCCAGAGGAACGGGGCTTATATCGAAAGATGAAAGTGGGGGAGCTACTGCTTTTTCTGGCGCGATTGAAGGCCATGCCGAAAGGTGAAGCTCAAAAAGACATCGATTATTGGCTCCAGCGGCTCGATTTAATGGAATGGAAAAAGAAGAAAGTCGAGGAGCTTTCCAAGGGCATGCAGCAAAAGCTTCAGTTCATCGGCACCATTCTCCATAAACCGAAATTATTGATTCTGGACGAACCGTTCATGGGACTCGACCCAATCAATACCAATCTTATCAAAGACATTATGCTGGAGCTAAAAAATAATGGAGCAACGATTATTTTTTCCACGCATCTGATGGAGAGCGCGGAAAAACTCTGTGACGAAATCCTATTGATCAATAAGGGCAAAAATGTGCTTTCTGGCCGATTAGCCGAGGTCAAGAAGCGGTTCGGACGAGAAAATGTGGTGCTCGAATTCCACGGCGATGATGGATTCCTCAGGACCTCGGATCAGATCAAAAAGTATGACTATTATGGCAATTTTGTTGAGATCCAGTTGCAACAGCACGCTGATCCCCAGAAATTGTTGATTGAAGCCATGAGACATGCCCAAATCAGAAAATTTGAAATTAAAGAGCCATCACTTAATGAGATCTTTATCGAAACAGTTGGTAATACGCAGACCATATCAGACAATTTAGCCTAA
- a CDS encoding tetratricopeptide repeat protein, which yields MNNFVSAFFCLLLIIAPTHLPPAIAQTNGVEQGIQYFNSKKYAEAKQVFESLAAGKMTEPVIAYHLGRIYIREGNHEKAIDWLERAISSEPNNSNYHFWLGRAYAIKAQRVGLLRKAAAARQIKTAFERAVQLNPDNLAARMALLQFYAFAPGIIGGSKEAAGEQAAQIKQRNEYQGHLAFGIVHAANERYELAEQEFRAAMEDKPDDPQAYYQLAFLYARNKQWDQAWLVMEQLLARRAEEVTAHFYLGWLAVLAEQKLDQGEEHLKQYLKSEPSTEQPSLAFARLQLGHLYKLKGNKQQAAAEYREALALDPNFEPAKKALQAIER from the coding sequence ATGAACAATTTTGTTAGTGCATTTTTTTGTTTATTATTGATCATTGCCCCAACACATCTGCCACCAGCCATTGCCCAAACTAATGGAGTTGAGCAAGGGATCCAGTATTTTAATTCCAAAAAATATGCTGAGGCCAAGCAAGTATTTGAATCGCTCGCGGCTGGCAAAATGACAGAACCTGTTATTGCCTACCATCTTGGAAGGATTTACATTCGGGAAGGGAATCATGAAAAGGCGATCGACTGGTTGGAGCGTGCGATATCATCGGAACCGAACAATTCAAATTATCATTTCTGGCTGGGCCGGGCCTATGCGATCAAGGCTCAGCGGGTTGGTCTATTGAGAAAAGCAGCGGCGGCTCGACAGATCAAAACTGCGTTCGAACGGGCAGTGCAATTGAATCCAGACAATCTCGCGGCAAGGATGGCGTTGCTTCAGTTCTATGCTTTTGCCCCAGGCATTATCGGCGGCAGCAAAGAGGCCGCTGGGGAACAGGCTGCACAGATTAAACAACGGAATGAATATCAGGGACATTTGGCCTTCGGCATAGTTCATGCGGCGAACGAACGCTACGAGTTGGCAGAGCAGGAGTTCCGCGCTGCCATGGAAGATAAGCCTGACGACCCACAAGCCTACTATCAATTAGCTTTCCTTTACGCAAGAAACAAACAGTGGGACCAAGCCTGGTTAGTGATGGAACAACTATTGGCCAGACGAGCTGAAGAGGTGACGGCTCACTTTTATCTGGGCTGGCTGGCGGTCCTCGCAGAGCAAAAACTCGATCAGGGTGAGGAGCATCTCAAACAATATTTGAAAAGCGAGCCTTCCACCGAGCAGCCATCACTGGCGTTCGCTCGGCTTCAACTGGGACATCTTTACAAATTGAAGGGCAATAAACAGCAAGCAGCCGCTGAATATCGAGAAGCATTGGCATTGGATCCAAATTTCGAGCCCGCTAAAAAGGCGCTGCAAGCAATCGAGAGATGA
- a CDS encoding nicotinate phosphoribosyltransferase translates to MLQIATLEEIKKGRVCDVYFDRTRQVLETLNINKHVTAEIVLKKFPDEYQWGIWSGVEESLEILAGLNIDVWAMPEGTIFGTHQPLMVIEGAYLEFGIYETALLGFLCQASGIATKAARCRIAAGEKQLISFGARRMHPSIAPMVERNAYVGGCDGVAVMKSAELLGLQPSGTIPHALILIMGDTVAAVKAFNEIIDKKVKRVALVDTFLDEKFEAVNVAHALGPDLFGIRLDTPSNRRGDFLSILKEVRWELDLRGFHNIKILVSGGIDEYKILTLNEVVDAYGVGTAISSAPVLDFALDIVAIEGEPIAKRGKPSGKKLVFRCPVCFQTIVIPHHSTPTPVCSCGQPYEAMLKPLIEKGQLATKYPSVHEIRNYVLSQLAHVKL, encoded by the coding sequence ATGTTACAAATTGCCACATTAGAAGAGATCAAAAAGGGCCGAGTATGTGATGTATATTTCGACCGAACTCGGCAGGTACTTGAAACTTTGAACATTAACAAACATGTCACTGCAGAGATTGTGCTCAAAAAATTTCCTGACGAATATCAATGGGGGATTTGGTCTGGTGTGGAAGAGAGTCTGGAAATTTTGGCTGGATTAAATATCGATGTTTGGGCGATGCCCGAGGGGACAATTTTTGGGACGCATCAACCATTGATGGTGATTGAGGGCGCATATCTGGAGTTTGGTATTTACGAGACCGCCTTATTGGGCTTTTTATGCCAGGCGTCTGGGATCGCCACAAAAGCTGCACGATGTCGCATTGCCGCTGGTGAAAAACAACTTATCTCATTCGGCGCCCGTCGCATGCACCCCAGCATTGCTCCAATGGTCGAGCGAAACGCTTATGTTGGCGGGTGTGATGGCGTGGCCGTCATGAAAAGCGCTGAACTGTTAGGTCTGCAACCCAGTGGCACTATCCCCCATGCGCTCATTCTGATTATGGGCGATACCGTCGCAGCCGTGAAAGCTTTCAACGAAATCATTGACAAGAAAGTAAAGCGGGTGGCTTTGGTGGACACGTTTCTCGATGAAAAATTTGAAGCCGTCAATGTGGCCCATGCTCTGGGCCCCGATCTGTTCGGCATCCGGCTCGATACCCCAAGCAATCGCCGTGGGGATTTTTTGAGCATTCTCAAAGAGGTCCGTTGGGAATTGGATTTGCGGGGATTTCACAACATCAAAATCTTAGTCTCTGGGGGCATTGATGAATATAAAATTTTAACCCTCAACGAAGTGGTCGACGCCTACGGTGTTGGCACTGCGATCTCCAGCGCCCCGGTATTGGATTTTGCTTTGGATATCGTCGCTATTGAAGGCGAACCAATTGCGAAGCGCGGTAAACCATCAGGCAAAAAATTGGTCTTCCGTTGTCCAGTTTGCTTTCAAACAATTGTCATTCCGCATCATTCAACGCCAACTCCCGTTTGTTCTTGTGGTCAGCCGTATGAAGCCATGTTGAAACCTTTGATCGAAAAGGGCCAATTGGCAACAAAGTATCCTTCGGTGCATGAGATCCGAAATTACGTGCTAAGTCAATTGGCGCATGTCAAATTGTAA